A genomic window from Sparus aurata chromosome 14, fSpaAur1.1, whole genome shotgun sequence includes:
- the LOC115595359 gene encoding F-box only protein 15-like isoform X4, producing the protein MAAGRGEFFRSLLEGLERKPAQPNHGRGTAAGPGRGQSIPGRGQSGPGRGQSGPGRGQSGPGRGQSGPGRGQSGPGRGQSGPGRGQSGPGRGQSGPGKRQTGRRQNKKKQPKASLSSVSGKDGRTQREEEDFPQTFPSKENIMERLPCEILTKILSYLDASSLLCISHVSRLFHSLANDDIMWQKIYMSEFGTRTWRPKSVDNAAPKDDPVEVEDRSAGNWKKLYFRTTAGHEMTKWRRELREYSPYTGLPRQTEWVLRNMNVSWELTVTDCLGREITLEQSRAYFFESSVIICWSEGSFPRYYHIHNIQLHGVRKERLKSPEVRKSAWRSLISKLEVKSQCVRLLGKDKLVRLLHLAPGFIIGIWRGQQSVAFIMASLHFHKLVEKSLLGSPACPYYEPEDLPPADNSDPEFGLHGYSLHFVLHNTGTEIMLGHFRQLSFCTDQISRGLLELRVINKNNLSQHRSLSGNIKLPWKTEFLEGSVEIIPADFF; encoded by the exons ATGGCGGCCGGACGAGGGGAGTTTTTTCGGAGTTTGTTGGAGGGCCTGGAGAGGAAACCCGCCCAGCCCAATCATGGGAGAGGAACAGCGGCGGGTCCGGGTCGTGGGCAGTCTATTCCGGGTCGTGGGCAGTCTGGTCCGGGTCGAGGACAGTCGGGTCCTGGTCGAGGACAATCTGGTCCTGGTCGTGGGCAGTCTGGTCCGGGTCGAGGACAGTCTGGTCCGGGTCGAGGACAGTCTGGTCCGGGTCGAGGACAGTCTGGTCCGGGTCGAGGACAGTCGGGTCCGGGTAAACGACAGACGGGCCGCAGGCAGAATAAGAAGAAGCAGCCAAAGGCATCACTGAGCTCCGTTAGCGGGAAAGATGGCAG aacacagagagaggaagaagatttTCCCCAAACTTTTCCATCCAAGGAAAACATAATGGAAAG gcTGCCGTGTGAGATCCTGACTAAGATCCTGTCGTACCTGGACGCGTCCTCGCTGTTATGTATCAGCCACGTCAGCAGGCTCTTCCACTCACTCGCCAACGATGA TATCATGTGGCAGAAGATTTACATGTCAGAGTTTGGGACTCGAACATGGAGGCCGAAGTCGGTGGATAATGCAGCGCCGAAGGATGACccggtggaggtggaggatcGGTCTGCAGGCAACTGGAAGAAGCTGTACTTCAGGACCACAGCTGGACATGAAATGACCAAGTGGAGGAGAGAGCTGAGAGAATACAGTCCCTACACCGGGCTGCCCAGACAGACGGAGTGGGTCCTCAG aaacATGAATGTGAGCTGGGAGCTGACGGTGACTGATTGTTTGGGACGGGAGATCACACTGGAGCAGAGCCGAGCGTACTTCTTCGAGTCCTCTGTGATCATCTGCTGGAGTGAAGGCAGCTTCCCCAGATATTATCACATCCACAACATCCAGCTGCACGGAGTCCGGAAGGAGCGGCTGAAGAGCCCTGAAGTCAGGAA GTCTGCCTGGCGTTCTTTGATATCAAAGCTGGAGGTAAAGTCTCAGTGTGTCCGGCTCCTCGGCAAAGACAAGCTGGTCAGACTGCTGCATCTGGCGCCTGGCTTCATCATCGGTATCTGGAGG GGTCAGCAGAGCGTTGCTTTCATCATGGCCAGCCTGCACTTCCACAAGTTGGTGGAGAAGAGTCTGCTGGGATCTCCAGCCTG CCCGTACTATGAGCCCGAGGACCTCCCACCTGCAGATAACTCGGACCCTGAGTTTGGTCTGCACGGCTACAGTCTGCACTTCGTCCTGCACAACACCGGCACTGAGATCATGTTGGGACACTTCCGCCAGCTCTCCTTTTGCACAG atcagatcagccGCGGACTGTTGGAGCTGAGGGTCATCAACAAGAACAACTTGTCTCAGCACAGGTCGCTGTCTGGAAACATCAAGCTGCCCTGGAAGACCGAGTTTCTGGAGGGCTCAGTGGAG
- the LOC115595359 gene encoding F-box only protein 15-like isoform X5 produces the protein MAAGRGEFFRSLLEGLERKPAQPNHGRGTAAGPGRGQSIPGRGQSGPGRGQSGPGRGQSGPGRGQSGPGRGQSGPGRGQSGPGRGQSGPGRGQSGPGKRQTGRRQNKKKQPKASLSSVSGKDGRTQREEEDFPQTFPSKENIMERLPCEILTKILSYLDASSLLCISHVSRLFHSLANDDIMWQKIYMSEFGTRTWRPKSVDNAAPKDDPVEVEDRSAGNWKKLYFRTTAGHEMTKWRRELREYSPYTGLPRQTEWVLRNMNVSWELTVTDCLGREITLEQSRAYFFESSVIICWSEGSFPRYYHIHNIQLHGVRKERLKSPEVRKSAWRSLISKLEVKSQCVRLLGKDKLVRLLHLAPGFIIGIWRGQQSVAFIMASLHFHKLVEKSLLGSPACPYYEPEDLPPADNSDPEFGLHGYSLHFVLHNTGTEIMLGHFRQLSFCTDQISRGLLELRVINKNNLSQHRSLSGNIKLPWKTEFLEGSVEICC, from the exons ATGGCGGCCGGACGAGGGGAGTTTTTTCGGAGTTTGTTGGAGGGCCTGGAGAGGAAACCCGCCCAGCCCAATCATGGGAGAGGAACAGCGGCGGGTCCGGGTCGTGGGCAGTCTATTCCGGGTCGTGGGCAGTCTGGTCCGGGTCGAGGACAGTCGGGTCCTGGTCGAGGACAATCTGGTCCTGGTCGTGGGCAGTCTGGTCCGGGTCGAGGACAGTCTGGTCCGGGTCGAGGACAGTCTGGTCCGGGTCGAGGACAGTCTGGTCCGGGTCGAGGACAGTCGGGTCCGGGTAAACGACAGACGGGCCGCAGGCAGAATAAGAAGAAGCAGCCAAAGGCATCACTGAGCTCCGTTAGCGGGAAAGATGGCAG aacacagagagaggaagaagatttTCCCCAAACTTTTCCATCCAAGGAAAACATAATGGAAAG gcTGCCGTGTGAGATCCTGACTAAGATCCTGTCGTACCTGGACGCGTCCTCGCTGTTATGTATCAGCCACGTCAGCAGGCTCTTCCACTCACTCGCCAACGATGA TATCATGTGGCAGAAGATTTACATGTCAGAGTTTGGGACTCGAACATGGAGGCCGAAGTCGGTGGATAATGCAGCGCCGAAGGATGACccggtggaggtggaggatcGGTCTGCAGGCAACTGGAAGAAGCTGTACTTCAGGACCACAGCTGGACATGAAATGACCAAGTGGAGGAGAGAGCTGAGAGAATACAGTCCCTACACCGGGCTGCCCAGACAGACGGAGTGGGTCCTCAG aaacATGAATGTGAGCTGGGAGCTGACGGTGACTGATTGTTTGGGACGGGAGATCACACTGGAGCAGAGCCGAGCGTACTTCTTCGAGTCCTCTGTGATCATCTGCTGGAGTGAAGGCAGCTTCCCCAGATATTATCACATCCACAACATCCAGCTGCACGGAGTCCGGAAGGAGCGGCTGAAGAGCCCTGAAGTCAGGAA GTCTGCCTGGCGTTCTTTGATATCAAAGCTGGAGGTAAAGTCTCAGTGTGTCCGGCTCCTCGGCAAAGACAAGCTGGTCAGACTGCTGCATCTGGCGCCTGGCTTCATCATCGGTATCTGGAGG GGTCAGCAGAGCGTTGCTTTCATCATGGCCAGCCTGCACTTCCACAAGTTGGTGGAGAAGAGTCTGCTGGGATCTCCAGCCTG CCCGTACTATGAGCCCGAGGACCTCCCACCTGCAGATAACTCGGACCCTGAGTTTGGTCTGCACGGCTACAGTCTGCACTTCGTCCTGCACAACACCGGCACTGAGATCATGTTGGGACACTTCCGCCAGCTCTCCTTTTGCACAG atcagatcagccGCGGACTGTTGGAGCTGAGGGTCATCAACAAGAACAACTTGTCTCAGCACAGGTCGCTGTCTGGAAACATCAAGCTGCCCTGGAAGACCGAGTTTCTGGAGGGCTCAGTGGAG
- the dyrk2 gene encoding dual specificity tyrosine-phosphorylation-regulated kinase 2 isoform X1 — translation MLTKKPGTSVLPTGKVGEPVYSPGHSGSQTASPVALPRLRNNNHNPLTGGSKAAMSDAVQLSSQSQVHVTQLFEENTNKRPVLTSQPNGLAPLSSTRPGLPLPDRQTSATEPAHHCRQGSAASNKSTDGKPKPTSLTPEQAMKQFMAKMSSFEHHEVFNYPEVYFIGPNAKKRSGVMGGANNGGYDDDQGSYIHVPHDHISYRYEVLKVIGKGSFGQVVKAFDHKSQTHVALKMVRNEKRFHRQAAEEIRILEHLRKQDKDSSMNVIHMLENFTFRNHICMTFELLSMNLYELIKKNKFQGFSLPLVRKFAHSILQCLDSLHKNRIIHCDLKPENILLKQQGRSGIKVIDFGSSCYEHQRVYTYIQSRFYRAPEVILGSRYGMPIDMWSLGCILAELLTGYPLLPGEDEADQLSCIIELLGMPSQKLLDASKRAKNFVSSKGYPRYCTVTTLPDGTTVLNGGRSRRGKARGPPGSKDWSTALKGCDDPLFLDFLKQCLEWDPALRMTPSQALRHPWLRRRLPKPPAGTTTGEKTSSSKRGPTTTDGAITSISKLATTSSTTTSSSSKTRTNLAAITDANGNIQPRTVLPKLVS, via the exons ATGTTAACCAAGAAGCCCGGAACCTCGGTCCTCCCGACGG GCAAAGTAGGCGAGCCGGTCTACTCCCCGGGTCACAGTGGCTCTCAGACGGCGTCACCTGTCGCCCTGCCGCGGCTTcgcaacaacaaccacaacccTCTGACG GGAGGCTCTAAAGCCGCCATGTCGGACGCCGTCCAGCTCTCGTCGCAGTCGCAGGTCCACGTCACCCAGCTGTTCGAGGAGAACACCAACAAGCGCCCGGTCCTCACCTCCCAGCCCAACGGCCTGGCTCCGCTCAGCTCCACCCGGCCGGGGCTGCCGCTGCCAGACCGCCAGACCTCGGCCACAGAGCCCGCCCACCACTGCCGGCAGGGCAGCGCCGCCTCCAACAAGTCGACAGACGGCAAGCCAAAGCCCACCTCGCTGACCCCGGAGCAGGCCATGAAGCAGTTCATGGCCAAAATGTCGTCATTCGAGCACCACGAGGTGTTCAACTACCCCGAGG TGTATTTCATTGGTCCGAATGCCAAGAAGAGGTCGGGGGTGATGGGTGGAGCCAACAACGGCGGCTACGACGACGATCAGGGATCCTACATCCACGTTCCACATGACCACATCTCGTACCGCTACGAAGTCCTCAAGGTCATCGGCAAGGGCAGCTTCGGACAG gTGGTGAAGGCCTTCGACCACAAGTCTCAGACCCACGTGGCTCTGAAGATGGTCCGCAACGAGAAGCGCTTCCACCGGCAGGCGGCGGAAGAGATCCGCATCCTGGAGCACCTGAGGAAGCAGGACAAGGACTCGAGCATGAACGTCATCCACATGCTGGAGAACTTCACCTTCAGAAACCACATCTGCATGACCTTCGAGCTGCTCAGCATGAACCTGTACGAGCTCATCAAGAAGAACAAGTTCCAGGGCTTCAGCCTCCCGCTGGTCAGGAAGTTCGCCCACTCCATCCTGCAGTGTCTGGACTCGCTGCACAAGAACCGCATCATCCACTGCGACCTCAAGCCCGAGAACATCTTGCTGAAGCAGCAGGGCCGCAGCGGAATCAAG GTCATAGACTTTGGTTCCAGCTGTTATGAACATCAGAGAGTTTACACCTACATCCAGTCCAGGTTCTACCGAGCACCAGAGGTCATCCTGG GCTCCAGGTACGGGATGCCTATCGACATGTGGTCTCTGGGCTGCATCCTGGCTGAGCTGCTGACCGGGTACCCGCTGTTACCGGGCGAAGATGAAGCCGACCAGCTCTCCTGCATCATCGAGCTCCTGGGCATGCCCAGCCAGAAGCTCCTCGACGCCTCCAAGAGAGCCAAGAACTTTGTGTCGTCCAAAGGTTACCCGCGGTATTGCACCGTCACCACGCTGCCCGACGGCACCACCGTGCTGAACGGCGGCCGCTCACGGCGAGGGAAGGCCCGCGGCCCGCCGGGCAGCAAGGACTGGAGCACGGCGCTGAAAGGCTGCGACGACCCGCTGTTCCTGGACTTCCTCAAACAGTGTTTGGAGTGGGACCCGGCTCTCAGGATGACGCCCAGCCAGGCGCTGCGCCACCCGTGGCTGAGGAGGCGACTCCCCAAGCCGCCAGCAGGAACCACCACGGGAGAAAAGACCTCCTCCTCCAAACGTGGCCCCACCACCACCGACGGCGCCATCACCTCCATCTCCAAACTCGCCACCACCTCCTCAACCAccacgtcctcctcctccaaaacCAGGACTAACTTGGCAGCGATCACCGATGCCAACGGAAACATCCAACCACGGACGGTTCTGCCCAAGCTGGTCAGCTGA
- the dyrk2 gene encoding dual specificity tyrosine-phosphorylation-regulated kinase 2 isoform X2 has product MSDAVQLSSQSQVHVTQLFEENTNKRPVLTSQPNGLAPLSSTRPGLPLPDRQTSATEPAHHCRQGSAASNKSTDGKPKPTSLTPEQAMKQFMAKMSSFEHHEVFNYPEVYFIGPNAKKRSGVMGGANNGGYDDDQGSYIHVPHDHISYRYEVLKVIGKGSFGQVVKAFDHKSQTHVALKMVRNEKRFHRQAAEEIRILEHLRKQDKDSSMNVIHMLENFTFRNHICMTFELLSMNLYELIKKNKFQGFSLPLVRKFAHSILQCLDSLHKNRIIHCDLKPENILLKQQGRSGIKVIDFGSSCYEHQRVYTYIQSRFYRAPEVILGSRYGMPIDMWSLGCILAELLTGYPLLPGEDEADQLSCIIELLGMPSQKLLDASKRAKNFVSSKGYPRYCTVTTLPDGTTVLNGGRSRRGKARGPPGSKDWSTALKGCDDPLFLDFLKQCLEWDPALRMTPSQALRHPWLRRRLPKPPAGTTTGEKTSSSKRGPTTTDGAITSISKLATTSSTTTSSSSKTRTNLAAITDANGNIQPRTVLPKLVS; this is encoded by the exons ATGTCGGACGCCGTCCAGCTCTCGTCGCAGTCGCAGGTCCACGTCACCCAGCTGTTCGAGGAGAACACCAACAAGCGCCCGGTCCTCACCTCCCAGCCCAACGGCCTGGCTCCGCTCAGCTCCACCCGGCCGGGGCTGCCGCTGCCAGACCGCCAGACCTCGGCCACAGAGCCCGCCCACCACTGCCGGCAGGGCAGCGCCGCCTCCAACAAGTCGACAGACGGCAAGCCAAAGCCCACCTCGCTGACCCCGGAGCAGGCCATGAAGCAGTTCATGGCCAAAATGTCGTCATTCGAGCACCACGAGGTGTTCAACTACCCCGAGG TGTATTTCATTGGTCCGAATGCCAAGAAGAGGTCGGGGGTGATGGGTGGAGCCAACAACGGCGGCTACGACGACGATCAGGGATCCTACATCCACGTTCCACATGACCACATCTCGTACCGCTACGAAGTCCTCAAGGTCATCGGCAAGGGCAGCTTCGGACAG gTGGTGAAGGCCTTCGACCACAAGTCTCAGACCCACGTGGCTCTGAAGATGGTCCGCAACGAGAAGCGCTTCCACCGGCAGGCGGCGGAAGAGATCCGCATCCTGGAGCACCTGAGGAAGCAGGACAAGGACTCGAGCATGAACGTCATCCACATGCTGGAGAACTTCACCTTCAGAAACCACATCTGCATGACCTTCGAGCTGCTCAGCATGAACCTGTACGAGCTCATCAAGAAGAACAAGTTCCAGGGCTTCAGCCTCCCGCTGGTCAGGAAGTTCGCCCACTCCATCCTGCAGTGTCTGGACTCGCTGCACAAGAACCGCATCATCCACTGCGACCTCAAGCCCGAGAACATCTTGCTGAAGCAGCAGGGCCGCAGCGGAATCAAG GTCATAGACTTTGGTTCCAGCTGTTATGAACATCAGAGAGTTTACACCTACATCCAGTCCAGGTTCTACCGAGCACCAGAGGTCATCCTGG GCTCCAGGTACGGGATGCCTATCGACATGTGGTCTCTGGGCTGCATCCTGGCTGAGCTGCTGACCGGGTACCCGCTGTTACCGGGCGAAGATGAAGCCGACCAGCTCTCCTGCATCATCGAGCTCCTGGGCATGCCCAGCCAGAAGCTCCTCGACGCCTCCAAGAGAGCCAAGAACTTTGTGTCGTCCAAAGGTTACCCGCGGTATTGCACCGTCACCACGCTGCCCGACGGCACCACCGTGCTGAACGGCGGCCGCTCACGGCGAGGGAAGGCCCGCGGCCCGCCGGGCAGCAAGGACTGGAGCACGGCGCTGAAAGGCTGCGACGACCCGCTGTTCCTGGACTTCCTCAAACAGTGTTTGGAGTGGGACCCGGCTCTCAGGATGACGCCCAGCCAGGCGCTGCGCCACCCGTGGCTGAGGAGGCGACTCCCCAAGCCGCCAGCAGGAACCACCACGGGAGAAAAGACCTCCTCCTCCAAACGTGGCCCCACCACCACCGACGGCGCCATCACCTCCATCTCCAAACTCGCCACCACCTCCTCAACCAccacgtcctcctcctccaaaacCAGGACTAACTTGGCAGCGATCACCGATGCCAACGGAAACATCCAACCACGGACGGTTCTGCCCAAGCTGGTCAGCTGA